Below is a window of Equus quagga isolate Etosha38 chromosome 4, UCLA_HA_Equagga_1.0, whole genome shotgun sequence DNA.
agaggttAGCACAGCACCCTGCGTGGCAAGGCCTGTTGCCTGGTGCCCCACAAGTGTTGTGCAGCAGTGGGGAGAGCAGCAGCCTAAAAATTCCAAGAGtccaggcagagcccagggcaggtGGGCCATTGCACATCCAAGGAAGTGCATTTCAAACCGAGGTTTATGACTCAGCAGTGGGTCACACAGTTCATTTAGTGGGTCATGGCccacattaaagagaaaaagaaatagaatagaaaataccaGAGTTTATTGTGAGTGTTAAGGGTAAGTATAGTTTTGAGAAACAtgtctgtgggtgtgtgtgtgcattggaTTATGATGTAAAGTGTCTTTCTCATGAAAGTTGCAGTCAAAAGTTTGAAAGGCACTGGTATAAGAGACCCCAGCGTGGCACTTTAGAGCATCACGGAGAGAGCAGTGGTCCAGGGAAGTATTCTTGGTTCTGGGCACAACATTGGGAATGACCTGGGGGCAAGGGAGCCCTGGCCAGATATAGTAGCAACAGTGTGAACAGCTGTAAGAGGGAGCCCTCAGCACACGTGAGACCTCCTTGGAGGGCCCTTGCAAGGGGAGTGAGATTTCACTGATATGTGGGTGCAAAAAGGCCAGTAGGCCAGTGATTCTGAGACTGGATATAAATGTGACGTCAATTGTGAGTGCAGGTTTGTGAGGCTGGAGGGCATTCCGATTACATGTAAGAGGACAGTTTGTATTAGAACTgaagttttcaaactttgtttttccttcaagaCCTTTGTTCCTATGAAACTTTATGGCAGAATCCTGTCCGATGAAACAGAATCCTTACAACatgtccccaccccatcccatcccccctcccccgtCTTGGCATTTCCTGAGGCTTGTGTGTAGGGAGCCCTAGACCTAATCTGGGAAGTCTATCATTATGAGTAACACTGGGTTAGAAGGTGTTTGGGGTCCCTTCTAGTGCTAATTCTTTGATTCTATGGCCCCGAAAAAAGTCTGTATTGAATTGCCAGATCATGACTTCTTTTGAAAGCCAAGGGTTGAGTTTTGGTCCTCTGAATCCTCAGTGCAGCATTAGGCACCACGTGTTCAATACTCACGTTTGAAAGAAGAGGTCCTTTTATGTGCACTTCTTTGCAACTTCTGCACCAAGCACAGTGCTCTCTGCCTAGGAGGTGCTTTTAAAAGTTGTTGGAGTaaacaaaagaattaataaaatccTGCCCtaaaattttagatgaaattGCCTTCTACCAGTTGagccagcagagggcaggagagctCAGTTTAACAACAGTTTCCTCCCGCGTGCTGAAGCAGCTTCACCGAGCCTTGGTCCTGAGGAGCCTGTCTGACTGTTTTATGGGATTAGGAAATGCATAACCAGAAAAGGATGGAGACACAAAGCATAAAGGCCCAACACAATTATCCCCAAAGCCTTCTCTATAGAATAACACCCTTCTCAGGGAATGGGGCTTTGCTTCAGGCCGACTGCAAGGCACATAGAACACAGGACAGAAGCCGTCAATTTTATAACATGATTTCAACCACTTGGGTAGAAGAGATTCAAGGAACCTCACAGTGCGCTTGTATCACAGAAAGAATATAGAACTAAGAGAATTAGCGGCTCTGATTCTGAAATAGTTATGTGGCCTTGAGAGAGACCCTTCCCTTCTCTTGGCTTCAGGTTTCCCCTATGTAAATGGAGGGGTGGGACTAGATGACTTTGAAGGCCCTGGTCAGTGGATGGGTCCATTTCTGGCCTGCCTTTGCCCTCAGCTCTTGGCGTAATTTCAAGAAAGTCAATAAAGAAAGTGCTTTGGTCCTAATAAGCCTATTGTGCTCAGGTATTCCCAAGTCAAAggtgggaaaggaggaaaaagagagttGAGGTTGAGTGAGAAAAGAGGATATAAGccagagaataaaaggaaagttgAGAGAGAAGATTGACAGggacaagaggaaggaggagagaagagaaaaggaaagaaacagagaaagagaaagaagagaaagggaaaagggaagagcaGAGTGAGATGAGAGAGGGGCAGTGGTGCATAAAGGTTCATGACTCCATCATTTTCTAGGGGGTGGAACCCATTCTAGTCACAGACTAGAATTACAATCTTAAAAGATATGGGCCTATGCATCAGAATCCCAGGAGCTAGGACCCAGGCatctatgcttttaaaatattccgCAGGCAATCCTGGTGTGAAGCCAGGGTTCATAACCACCAGTCTGGGTTAATACTCACAAATCTGTGTTGGGGAATTGGAGCTACTGTAGGGATGCTTTCACTCCATGGGGCATTTCTACACGTGCACAGTGCTATCACGCCATTTCAAAGGGGAGGTCTCAGGATCACGGGAGGAGGAACTTCACCGTCTGCTCTGCACTCTTCCAGGGACAGGGCTGTTGGCTTCTGGCCTCATTTCTTACACTGAGCTCCTACCCTGCTGACTGTGCTGGGAAGGCTCATGGAAGACCTCAGATTTAACactttgtttttaggaagaaaataggTAAAGAGAACTGCGAGATGTTCTCTGGATGGCACAGCGGGGCAGAGCACAGTTCAATTTCATTTCACTGGGGAGCCCTGAGCTGAAGTCATAGATCAACAAGTGGGATGCTTCTAGAGAGACTAATGGGctcacaaagagaaagaagaactgaGAGGAGAATTAGGGGAAAGGTTTTCTTGCCTATCTCTGGTGAGAGAGGAAATGTTGGAGTAGTGGCAAGAGCCCTGACATCAGCTCAGCTACACATTAACCGTATACCAGGGGTGTCCATTCCCTTGCCCTATtgatattaacacatttaatgaAATATGAAACACTACACAGAGGTGATTTAGCATTGTTTTGTTATTTACTTCTGTTGTGTACTATAGACATATGTACTTCAGTGGTTAATGGATGCGTCCTCCCTAAGCCTCTCAAAAGATGTAAAGACTTACATTTTCAGTGACTATATTAGCATATTTGTATGACACCTTCAGTAAGTTCTTAGCATATAGGATCAATTGCATTGATCGatgtttagggtttttttctttctgaagctcagagatgacTAAAGGATCAATAGATATGTGTTCCTGAAAGTATCAGTTACCTAGGCTTGGGGGTCAAATGATATAGTCCGCAGGTACCTGAGGTTCATGACATTTGTCCTGCCTTCAGAATCCGCAAGACCTCACATAGAAGGGGAGAGAAGTTTGTTTTCAACCCAACCATTATTTTTCAGTGACTATTCTGTGCCTCACATTTTTATGGTCTCTGAGGAAGACATAAATATGGCTGAGACAAGGTTTCTGCTCTCAGTGAACTTCTCATGGATGAGACATACAGATCCCAAGGAACAGAAATATAAAGTCATCTGTGAAAGTCTCTGCTAGAGGCACAAAAAACACACTTTTGGGCACAAGAAAGGGCCATATTGATTCTAGAAGAGATGCTCTTGGAACATCTTAGAATAAGATGTGTGATGTTAACAGTCAGAGATGAGTCAAAAGTCTTCTAGGTGGACAGAACAATCTGTACATAAAAATGGATGCAGGAGACTGCAGGGTGTCACAGGGAAGAGCAGGTGGCTGGGGGGACTGGGATATGGGGAATGACACAGAGTGGGACTGACTAGGAAAGTGAGGATCTGAGGAAGCATGACTGTCAGGCTGATGTGTTTGCACTTGAACTGGTTGGCACTGGGGAGTCATTGAAAACTTCTGAGCTGGAAAGTGACAGGATAGACACCAGATAGGAGACTACTGCAAGAGGCTAGGCCTGAGACGTCACCACCCACTCCTTCTCATGGGAAAAGTTAACCTTATGGGCTTCATGCATTAACCTCTTTGCTCTTCATTATCTGGGGAAGTCACATTAGGCCAGGCTTTGTGGAAGTTGGTGAAAGCCGATTTGGCTGGAAAGTCTGGCTCCCCTACCACTAGAAGCTCCAGGGGCGTGAGCTGGGACTCTTCCAGCTGAAATCTAGCCCAACAGAAGCCCTTAGAGGGTTGCAAATTTTGATTCTTGAGCTCCACGGTGGTAGGTTTCCATAGAAGGAAAGGCCCCTGTGGTATTCTCATGCACCCTTCCCTTCAGCAAGAGGTCTACACACTCACCGTagccaacccccacccccaagaacACACACCAACAAGCATGCCCTCCACCACGTGGGTCACTTACTCCAAATTGATCTCCTGCTCCAAACTTAAGTCAAACCTTAAGTAAAGATTTGACTTCTTTTGGCTAGCTATAAATCTAGAAGACAATTCAAGAAATGAATTCACACTAAAGTCTAAATAGCTACCAATTTTTAATAGGCTATGTCTCCAAGGAAAAGTAtataaaagaggagagaatatCTTCTAATGGATGAAATCCAGCATGCATCTGCTGCATTTCTGTGGAAGAGATCTTCCTGGACTTTCGAACCTCACGTCCCCAGTGTGAGGAAGGCCTGCCTGCCTCGTTGAGTCAGAGCAGCAGCAGGGACATCTCGTTGAATAGCACCTTTGGCTTAGGGCTGGCTGCCTCCATCCGAGCACAAACAAACCATAAAACCAGGGTCTTCATGTTTTACGGGTTACCAAACACTTTCACTTACATTGTTTGATCTGGTTCTTAAATCACCTTTTTAGCAAAAGCAAGGATTATCAGGCTCATTTTAAGCAGGAGAAACCTGAGCACTTATGTCTAAGGCCTCAGACATCcagtccagggctctttccaGTGTTCCATGCTGCTTCTCCCCTCTGCCTATAATTCTCACTTTTTTCTGAGAAATGGAAAGGTTTTCCATTTACAAAATGTCCAGGGGAAGTATTTGTCAGAAATCTATTTCCTGCGCCCTCAGGAATTTGTGGAACTTGAAGGCATTTTAGAGAATGTCTAGATCACTCTCTTCGTGTTACcaatttttcatcttatttccttaaattgatATCCAAATGAACCATCAGCGTGTCCTGTCAACTCTACTTCAAAATGAACTTCAAACTCAACCACTTTTCACTTCCTTCATGGTTACAACTCCAGCCCAAAACACCATCTTCTCTTGCCTGAACTAGTGTGAGGAAGAAGGCCCCCAGCAACAACCATAAACCACCTCCTCTTCCATGGAAACAGGCCCTGAGGGTTCGCTGCAGAAGGCTTGGGCTGGGGAGGTAAGAATGCCTTCATGCTAAGCCAATCAGCTGGGCCACGGGTTTTTAAGGAGAATGTATCCCTTTTGTCCTGgttcctcttttctcttaaaagGTTCTTAGACTCCTAAGCTATCCCCTGCCTCGACTTCTGCCCTCCTACAGTTAATTCTCCATTTAGCAGAAGGagttacttaaaaacaaaacccaaatcagGTCAATCCCTAGCTCAAAATCCTCCAATGCTTTCCTTGCCACAGCCTTCAAGGCTCCAtgtgatctggcctctgcctgcctcaCTGGCTTCATCTCATAGCCCTCTCTGATTCACTCACTCTGATCTAGTTCCCTCACTTTGTTGCTGATGTCTGAATGTGCCAAGTATGcttccacctcaggacctttgcattgGTTGTCCTTCCACCTGCCAAAGAAATATCTTTATTCAGATGTTTGTTTGGCTAGCTCCCTCACCTCTTTTGGCTCTCTGGTCGTATAGTTCCTCCTCAGAAGGATCTCCCCCTAGCCATCATGCTCTGTATCTTGCTTTAAACCTTATCAATTTgaacatatattaattaattaatatatttattgtatgtcTTCCTCATTGGGACTTTGTCTAGTTCACTGCTATATCATCAACCTTTCAAGCAGCGCAGATTCTCAGTACTTATTTGTAGAAGGAATTTGAGAGAAtcaattttacagatggagaaactgaggtccagagtgggGAAGACACACGGGCAGCAGATATGACTGAAGAGCGAGTTTTCTTTTCCACAGGCCTGTGAAATGTTCACGGCACCTGGGCTTCCCTCCCCATATTACACAAAGGTCAAGTTCTTTTCCAATATAAAGTTctcattttgagaaagaaatagcattttaacATTACAGTCCACTTTAGTTTGCCCCTTTATTTCCTCAAACTTAAACTCGTTGATTATCAGGGTTGAAAGGAACCACAGAAGCTACCTATCAAGTCTTTTATTTCAtagacaaggaaaccaaggcccagagaggatgCCCCACAGCTGTATTGTGGCAGAAcaactagaacccaggtctctgactTCCAGCACAGACATTTTCTACTTCCCTGCTTTGTTTAATGCTGAACGTCTATGTCTGCTCATGGATTTTATGGTTTCTCATTAAAATGAGTTTCCACTCCTCCTATTGGCAGGTAGTCACTCCCAAATGTACATATCACAGGGAGATGGGAAACCATTTCCTGGCCAGAAGAGCTGAACATGAGAGAGCCCTGAATGCCATTTAGAGGCACTTGTATCCTGGCTGCAGGCTGTTCAGCCAGGTATCTCTGGCATCTCTGAGTCAGGGGAGGGTGAAAGATTCTAAATTGGAGTAATATCCTCCCTCTGATCTTGCTGCTTCCTGCCTGTGTGGCCTTGTGCAAGGCACTTaggacctcaatttcctcctctgtgagaTGGGGTTAGCATGTGCTGATATGAGGGTGAAAAAGTGCTNNNNNNNNNNCTGTGAGATGGGGTTAGCATGTGCTGATATGAGGGTGAAAAAGTGCTTTGTGAATCACAGAGGGCTGCAtaaggatggggtggggggtggaatCCTGGTGACCAAGGACTAGGAAATAGGGTCCCCAGTACAAAAACAAACTacctccccctcccaacctttGGGACTTGAGAGAGAGGCCGTGGGGGTTGGCTGCAGAGGGCTCAGGTTGGGGAGGTTTGAAGTGCCTTAGTGCCAAGCCAAACTTTATGCAAAACTTGGCCATGGGGGGTTTAAGGAAGAATTTGTTTCGTTTTTTGTCCTGGCTTCTCTTCCCTCTTAAGTGGTTCTTAGACTCATTTAATAATACAAGgatgataaaacaaaacaaacaacccgaagTCCTCTCATCCACAGCTCAGCACTTCCTCAGGGGTGTAGGCAAGCAACCTAGACTTCACGACTCCCAAGCAGGTTCTTACACAGTTAGAGATTGTGAGCATTTTGGTGAGAAGCAGCTGTGAaggtgggaaagaagaaagggaaggagggagattcGGGAGGGAGATatgagaggcagagactgggcTAGACATTGCTAGCCAGGGAGGGAAAGTAAGAAGTGCAGGGAAGGCAGGCAAAGAGTCAGATCCAACCAGACTGAAGTCAGAAAATGAtccaggagaaggaagaacagcAAAGAGGAATGAGGATagagagtggggagaggaggcaaaagaaggattgaataaagaagattctgagagagaaattcagagaaagattagggaaaaacaggaagaaaagagaggagggacTGTAGAGGAGGAGGATAAGGATGTGGAAGCAGAGGAGCAGGAGtccagggagggagacagaagagatCCCAGAGCACGGAGCAAGATGGTGGAGCTGCTGTTTGTTCTTAGGCTGGCTCCTGTTTTAGGAAAACTCTCCTTCTCTACTCAATAGACCTGCCAAGACGCAAGTCCTAGGTGGAGATGTGAGATCATTCTGGGGTGTCTAGGGAGAGTTGGGCTGATACAACTAGACTCTGAGTCCCCACTTAGAGGTCAAGGAGGGTTCCaggatatatagagagaataatGTTTATTTCCTGGGGTTGGGTTACACAGCCCCAGATTCATTGCTCTCCCAGACGATTCCAACACATGTGAGTGACTTTTTAATGCCCCACTTGTGCTTAGCCTTGCCTGGACTTAAAAGCTCTGGAAGCTTTAGCACTCTTTGCTGTGTACTCTCCCATTGCCTTGGcaggcagacacaaaaggagatGGTGACGATTATCCAAGCCATTCAGGACACTTCCCAACCCTCCTGCCTCTCAACATTGTGGTCTTGGTCTAAGTATTGAGAATACATATAAGATGCATGGATGGTGACAGGATCGACCAAGTTCTCTACTTCACATGATTTCTGGAGACACAGCatatctttttagttttttatgaGCTTGAAGGTCATAAAACGTCAGCCTTGGAGAGCCTGAAGGCATCATCTGGCCCATGCCAGGACATTAGTTGCCTCTTCCTTGATAAGgaagtattaaagaaaaaaaaaagctgtcagaACTCTGATCTGGACAGCAAACATCTAACTAGACCACAATCAGAATTCTAGGACAGTGTTTCTTAAacttgctttttgtgtgtgtggggacTAGAGGAGTATTGGATCTGACTAAGGGtctgttgattttttccccaCACATCAACACATAGTAATGGTCACACATGTTCAGGGAGTTCCTGGACTTCTGCATGTCCACACTGGGGGTCCATGACCTGAAACTGCTCTTACAGGCCAGCAATCTGTAAGAAAACTCAGAGTTAAGGGAAAAGGACCCCAGCCTTGGTATGTGGAGTTCCGGTCCTTGCTCCAACTGTGCAGTATGTGAACCAGAGCATTTCACTGCCCGTTTCTAGGCCTCAGTGACTTAAACTCTGAGGATTAGTAGataatttctgagttttctttctaACTCCAAGTTCCTAGGCACCAAAATGAAGCCACTctcacttttttccctttgatcGTTTTTTGTAGAGAGGCGGGCAGACCAGAAGTCTCTCAGCTGCTGACAAAGAGGGATGGAAGATGAGCCTGGGTACCTTCTCCTCCATTATAGAGAAAAGTGAAATTCTTTTAGAGCCCATTACATCTTAATCCACAAGACATTTTACAGAgataatgagaaagagaagattcAGTCCTTCTAACATCCACTTTGCATTCTCAAATCTGTCCTTAGAGGAATGATTTGGAATCTCCGCTtgtcacacacatacatttttgtatttgttcGGTCCTCCTAAAATGATTGAGTGTGATGATAGATCACATTGTCAGGGTTCGTTTATGTGTAAGCAGCTGTGTGTGATGGTGCATTTGCCTCTTCAGAGGCTGAGCGTTCGAAGCTCTGTGTGTAATTGAGTGTCCACATATGCTCTGTGTAACTGAAATTACGGCATGTGTATGTGCGTAGCACTAAATGAATATAGAAAATGGTGTAGAGAGCGTGGCTTGTGTGGAAGAGTGTGGGCCTGAGCGTGtgcaggatttttttaaagcaagtcaCTTTGGATTGTGTAGCCTCCTCTCACTTCTGTGATTGATTTCACGAGGGTAATGGTGCGTAAAAGCGCTGGTGAGATCTGGGGGCGCCTCCTAGTCTGACGtcagagagagagtttaaaaaGGAGGGAGACGGTGGAGAGCACACAAGCCGCTTTAGGAGTCGCGAGGTTCAGAGCCGTCGCTGCTGCCTGCGGATCCGCTCCTAGAGTTTGACCAACCGCCCTCTAGCTCGGCTTCCCCGGCGCCGCCGAGATGCTGTCCTGCCGCCTCCAGTGCGCGCTGGCCGCGCTCTCCATCGTCATGGCTCTGGGCGGTGTCACCGGCGCGCCCTCGGATCCCCGACTCCGTCAGTTTCTGCAGAAGTCCCTGGCTGCTGCCGCGGGGAAGCAGGTAAGGAGTCTCCCTCGACgtcttctttcccctctcccgAATCCCCCAACCTTCTCTTAGCCATTTCCCTGTCCTTTGGGTGGACTTAAGAGGTGCTCCTGAAGAATTTTGATGCTTTTCTGGGTCCCTCAGCTTCCAAAGCTCTCAGGAAAACTTTCAAAGTCCAGAATCCCCtcttatctcttgttttttttttcctgatcagaGCAGTAGATCACAGTTCAGGTGAGTTCTTTGGCGTTCAAGAAAATTCCAAGATCTGGGCGGTTGAGCACGAAAGGATGGTGGCATCTATCCCCGGTGCTGACCACGGGAGGTGCTGACCCAGGTGCTGAAAGCGCGGACCTCTGAAGCTGCTACCTTCCTAAGCAGTACCTCCCTTCCACGCAGTGGGACTAGGGGCTGAAGGGCATTCTACAGACGGAACACAATATATTTAAGATTGTGAAAGGTCTCATTCCCCTCAACGGACTTagcaaaaatggttaaaacaatTCCAGTTTGTAGCTCATGATGTGGAAATTGAATTAAACAAACTGTTGGCATGTTTGATCTTTGCAAAACTGTTTTAATGATCTGTTATTtcaatgtgtgtgttttaagcctACAGAGGCAGATAACCTGCAGAAACATTTGAATTTTTGAAGACTTTTTGTGTAACTTGGTGATCATAACAACTAcccttatttttatattcctaacaTTTTAATTGTGACAAAAAGTCCACAGCTGTGATTTGGGTTTGGGGTGTGTCTGAATCTGCTTTCCAAACCaggcttttctatttcttctccatcatcatcatcatgctgactctttccctctctctttctccttctcttctaccCCACACAGGAACTGGCCAAGTACTTCTTGGCAGAGCTACTGTCTGAACCCAACCAGACAGAGAACGATGCCCTGGAACCTGAAGATTTGTCCCAGGCTGCTGAGCAGGATGAAATGAGGCTGGAGCTGCAGAGATCTGCTAACTCAAACCCGGCCATGGCTCCCCGAGAACGCAAAGCTGGCTGCAAGAATTTCTTCTGGAAGACTTTCACATCCTGTTAGCTTTATTAACGCTTGTTGTCCATATAAGACCTCTGATTCCTCTCCTCCAAACCCTGTCTCTCTTCCCTAATGCCCTGAATCTTCAGTAAGATCCTTACATTAGAAATCGAAGActgtaaatacaaaataaaattatggaaaacaAGAATTTGATTTCTTATTGAGTAGACCTTTCTGTTCAATAATATATGATGAACTTCAGTTATGATTTCAGTCGAGTTGCTTGAAATATGCACTCCAAATCTCACAGACATACTGTTTAAAATTCCCTGTGGTAATAAAGGTTCTGCTTTAAATGGTAACTCTTATAGTTTGGgtcatttcaaatttaaataatttcatataacGCTGAGAATTCTAACTATAATCCAGTGATAATTATTGGAAGGGGCTTCCACAAACATCAATCACATATTAAATACACTTAAAATTGTATATTGAAATGAGTATGGATGGGTAGGCAGGCTGAAATCTCCAACTATCCTACCAggctgatatttaaaatatataacatataaagaatGGAAGGGAAAAATCATTCAGAAGTTGGAGGAAAGAAGCTGGcttaaatagctaaaataaaattctgagcctttaaaatttgtttctggtCTGTGAACATTTATCTGGAGAATCACcattaattttatatcttctttgacaACACTCCCTGTAACTGAACAAGGCTAAGCAACTGCCTCAATTTTAAAAGTAAGctcctataatttttttctcagggCAAATATCACTGTTATTACAAGATTCCAGCATGAGAGTACTATGGGTTACAAGAAACGAGTGTGTTGGGTCACATCAGTGAATGCTGCGTTACTGAGGGTATCAGAGCACAAGGTCATAATCACAGAATAACTGAAGGAGAGATCTCAagtcttcttttgattttatcaAAATGAGagtcaaataaaaatgcaaacaatagTAAAAATGATCAATACATGCTAACTATAATTATTAGCATTATAATAAATACTACATGGAGTAGCTTATGACAGAGATAAAATCATTGCTAATTTAACTCACAGTGACCTTGTCCCTTTGTTCTCTGTTCAAAGGAACGTCCAAATAGATGCTCCTTTGGGGGCTGTGTTTTAACTGTCAATTGTATCTCTGAATAGCTGCTAGAATAATAAAccaaatataaatacataaactcTTTATAAATCCCCATAGTATGAGCTTACCAATGGCAGCATATAAACATCTAAGAGGAATttcatattttacagaaaatatttgtgctagataatacacatttttaatatgAACATGGCTTAGTGGAAGTTAATTCCTGAATGGCTGATCAAACAAGAGAAAATCCAACCCACTTTACTAATCTCTGTGAAAACAGAACATCCTTTCAGGTTCTGGCGCATCTTTTATTTACAAGACATTTAGGAGAGAATTAATGCATGTCCACTTAGGGGATCTGTCTGTGTTAAATGCCTTATGTACATCTGGTTACCAACCAACTCAGTGGAGTAATAGAATCACATTATTATGATTAAAGCACAGAAGAGACCGCAACTTAATTGTTTTC
It encodes the following:
- the SST gene encoding somatostatin, which codes for MLSCRLQCALAALSIVMALGGVTGAPSDPRLRQFLQKSLAAAAGKQELAKYFLAELLSEPNQTENDALEPEDLSQAAEQDEMRLELQRSANSNPAMAPRERKAGCKNFFWKTFTSC